In a single window of the Fibrobacter sp. genome:
- a CDS encoding TIGR03960 family B12-binding radical SAM protein, whose translation MTILEKIALALPAVESPARYMGGEANSVVKDHSQMLARMAFVFPDTYEIGMSNNGIRILYHVINRESDLLCEVSFAPWDDMAREMAKYDIPLYSYATYTPVREFEVVGMTLQTELNFTNVPYVLELARIPVWQKDRQENDPIVVAGGPSMANPEPVVDFFDAFMIGDGEKVMIEFLRCVGEGRKAGLKRAEILENLSKIDGVYVPSLRPVVTNKFGAIVPAKPAAGAYATTNGVRRLFIPVMDPKDYPVKNLIANMQLVHNRFSVEVMRGCAQGCRFCQAGIWYRPCRELNPDDVLDIAKAGIRATGERELGLLSLSTADYKPVEALTDSIIDDPFFDTVDVSLPSIRVNSFGQTLAGKIAALKGGRSATFAPETGSERIRKMINKTISDQDMYDAAEHAFSSGFNKIKLYTMIGFPTENEADMQAFCDLIFNLVKIGRKYNRGIQIAVSIGILIPKSFTALQWAPFMDKETALKHIRYVREKFFKHPNVKINWASWETSFLEAVYSRGDRSLGPVIYEAYKQGILFESDAYRFDFNKWLAVWKKCGYDTSWVYREREKDEVFPWDFIHAGTTKQYLRREWEKAFDPNSAPVPNCKWGDCQKCGIPGFGDEIKLADAPVRHKAPSRTPEEIKKLVEERRPKKTESFSYKITFKKTGLSRFLPHQNMLSFFERTFLCAGIPVKFSEGFSPKPRISNMGALPLGLETYCEVISVELLQKLDISPENLPTLMAQLSTPFPRGMEIVNIEPLKQKLSKHFPKAMVYRHTPESIPEDLMERFNAKTLPIVKNHRGQEINLNEQVLGIEIAGGTLFVKVKCNEQGCTASPFVIYAGLLGMEIDPAKLDEASRRFLIAKISMEWQD comes from the coding sequence ATGACCATTCTCGAAAAAATCGCCTTGGCGTTGCCCGCCGTAGAATCCCCAGCCCGCTACATGGGCGGTGAAGCGAACTCCGTGGTTAAGGACCACAGCCAGATGCTCGCCCGCATGGCGTTCGTATTCCCGGACACCTACGAAATCGGCATGAGCAACAACGGCATCCGCATCCTGTACCACGTGATAAACAGGGAAAGCGACCTTTTGTGCGAAGTCTCCTTCGCGCCGTGGGACGACATGGCCCGCGAAATGGCGAAGTACGACATCCCGCTGTACAGCTACGCGACCTACACGCCGGTACGCGAATTCGAGGTGGTGGGCATGACGCTCCAGACGGAGCTCAACTTTACCAACGTGCCCTACGTGCTTGAACTGGCCCGCATTCCCGTGTGGCAAAAGGACCGTCAGGAAAACGACCCGATAGTCGTCGCGGGCGGGCCGTCGATGGCAAACCCCGAACCTGTCGTAGACTTCTTCGACGCCTTCATGATTGGCGACGGCGAGAAGGTGATGATTGAATTCCTGCGGTGCGTAGGCGAAGGCCGCAAGGCGGGCCTCAAGCGCGCCGAAATACTCGAGAACCTCTCCAAAATTGATGGCGTGTACGTACCGAGCCTCCGCCCGGTCGTGACAAACAAATTCGGCGCGATTGTGCCGGCGAAACCTGCCGCCGGCGCCTACGCCACCACGAACGGGGTCCGCCGCCTGTTCATCCCGGTGATGGACCCGAAGGACTATCCGGTCAAGAACCTCATCGCGAACATGCAGCTCGTGCACAACCGCTTCAGCGTGGAAGTCATGCGCGGCTGCGCACAAGGTTGCCGCTTCTGCCAGGCCGGCATCTGGTACCGTCCGTGCCGCGAACTCAACCCGGACGACGTGCTGGACATCGCGAAGGCGGGCATCCGCGCCACCGGCGAACGCGAACTCGGGCTCCTCTCGCTTTCTACCGCCGACTACAAGCCGGTGGAAGCCCTCACCGACTCCATCATCGATGACCCGTTCTTCGATACCGTCGACGTGAGCTTGCCCAGCATCCGCGTGAACAGTTTCGGGCAGACGCTCGCCGGCAAAATTGCCGCCCTCAAGGGCGGCCGCAGCGCCACGTTCGCCCCCGAGACGGGTTCCGAGCGCATTCGCAAGATGATCAACAAGACCATCAGCGACCAAGACATGTACGACGCCGCCGAGCACGCTTTCAGCAGCGGGTTCAACAAAATTAAGTTGTACACAATGATTGGATTCCCGACCGAGAACGAGGCCGACATGCAGGCGTTCTGCGACCTCATATTCAACCTCGTGAAGATCGGGCGCAAGTACAACCGCGGAATCCAGATTGCGGTCAGCATCGGCATTTTGATTCCGAAGTCGTTTACGGCCCTCCAGTGGGCGCCGTTCATGGACAAGGAAACCGCGCTCAAGCACATCCGCTACGTGCGCGAGAAGTTCTTCAAGCACCCGAACGTAAAAATCAACTGGGCCAGCTGGGAAACGAGCTTCCTCGAAGCCGTCTACAGCCGCGGCGACAGGAGCCTCGGCCCCGTCATCTACGAAGCGTACAAGCAGGGCATCCTCTTCGAAAGCGACGCCTACCGCTTTGACTTCAACAAGTGGCTCGCGGTATGGAAAAAATGCGGCTACGACACCAGCTGGGTGTACCGCGAACGCGAAAAGGACGAAGTGTTCCCGTGGGATTTCATCCATGCGGGCACCACAAAGCAGTACCTGCGCCGCGAGTGGGAAAAGGCGTTCGACCCGAATTCAGCGCCCGTCCCCAACTGCAAGTGGGGCGACTGCCAAAAGTGCGGCATCCCCGGATTCGGCGACGAAATCAAGCTCGCCGACGCCCCCGTGCGCCACAAGGCCCCGAGCCGCACACCCGAAGAAATCAAGAAGCTCGTCGAGGAACGCCGCCCCAAGAAGACGGAAAGTTTCAGCTACAAGATTACCTTCAAGAAAACGGGACTCAGCCGCTTCTTGCCCCACCAGAACATGCTCAGTTTCTTCGAGCGTACGTTCCTGTGCGCGGGAATTCCCGTCAAGTTCAGCGAAGGCTTCAGCCCCAAGCCGCGCATCTCGAACATGGGCGCGCTCCCCCTCGGGCTCGAAACCTACTGCGAAGTCATCAGCGTGGAATTGCTGCAGAAGCTCGACATCTCGCCCGAGAATCTCCCGACGCTCATGGCGCAGCTGAGCACGCCGTTCCCGCGGGGCATGGAAATCGTGAACATCGAGCCTCTCAAGCAAAAGCTCAGCAAGCACTTCCCGAAGGCGATGGTGTACCGCCACACGCCCGAAAGCATCCCGGAAGACCTGATGGAACGATTCAACGCCAAGACGCTCCCCATAGTGAAGAACCACCGCGGGCAGGAGATCAACCTGAACGAACAAGTGCTCGGCATAGAAATCGCAGGCGGCACCCTTTTCGTGAAGGTGAAATGCAACGAACAAGGCTGCACCGCGAGCCCGTTCGTGATATACGCCGGCCTCCTGGGCATGGAAATCGACCCCGCGAAACTCGACGAAGCCTCAAGGCGCTTCCTAATCGCCAAAATCAGCATGGAATGGCAAGATTAG